Proteins from a genomic interval of Pseudomonas anuradhapurensis:
- a CDS encoding MetQ/NlpA family ABC transporter substrate-binding protein: MKKTLLTTALAAALSFAGLAAAAEKLVVAATPVPHAEILELIKPTLAKEGVDLQIKVFTDYVQPNVQVDQKRLDANYFQTLPYLQNFNEGKGTHLETVIGVHVEPFGGYSKKVKNLSELKEGATVAIPNEGSNSGRALLLLQKAGLITLKDPKNALATPKDIAENPKKLKFRELESAMLPRVLDQVDLDMINTNYALEAGLNPAKDALVIEGSDSPYVNFLVARPDNKNSEAIQKLAKALTSPEVKAFIAKKYEGAVLPAF; encoded by the coding sequence ATGAAGAAGACCCTGCTGACCACCGCCCTGGCCGCTGCCCTGTCGTTCGCTGGCCTGGCTGCCGCTGCCGAGAAACTGGTGGTAGCCGCCACCCCGGTACCGCACGCTGAAATCCTTGAACTGATCAAACCGACCTTGGCCAAGGAAGGTGTGGACCTGCAGATCAAGGTGTTCACCGACTACGTGCAGCCAAACGTGCAGGTTGACCAGAAGCGCCTGGACGCCAACTACTTCCAGACCCTGCCATACCTGCAGAACTTCAACGAAGGCAAGGGCACCCACCTGGAAACCGTGATCGGTGTTCATGTCGAGCCGTTTGGTGGCTACTCGAAGAAGGTCAAGAACCTGAGCGAACTGAAAGAAGGCGCCACCGTTGCCATCCCCAACGAGGGTAGCAACAGCGGCCGTGCCCTGCTGCTGCTGCAGAAGGCCGGCCTGATTACCCTGAAGGACCCGAAAAACGCCTTGGCCACGCCCAAGGACATCGCCGAGAACCCGAAGAAGCTGAAGTTCCGCGAGCTTGAATCGGCCATGCTGCCGCGCGTGCTGGACCAGGTCGACCTGGACATGATCAACACCAACTACGCCCTGGAAGCCGGCCTGAACCCGGCCAAGGATGCGCTGGTGATCGAAGGCAGCGACTCGCCATACGTGAACTTCCTGGTCGCCCGCCCGGACAACAAGAACAGCGAAGCCATCCAGAAGCTGGCCAAGGCCCTGACCAGCCCGGAAGTGAAAGCTTTCATCGCCAAGAAGTATGAAGGTGCCGTACTGCCGGCGTTCTGA
- a CDS encoding penicillin acylase family protein — protein MKRSLTLLAVVVTVAAAAGYWYVQGKLPQREGEVAVAGLQAPVSVRYDARGVPHLQAQSEADLYRALGYVHAQDRLFQMEILRRLARGELAEVLGDKLLPTDTLFRSLRIREQAALMAARQDRQAPAWQALQAYLDGVNRWQASHPKPVEFDLLGLTPRPFTAEDTLSIAGYMAYSFAAAFRTEPALTYIRDQLGPEYLGIFDLAWQPEGALGTPLAAADWHSLEALARLSHEALGAAGIPQFEGSNAWAVSGSRTRSGKPLLAGDPHIGFAVPAVWYEAELSAPGFNLYGYFQALNPFALLGHNRDFGWSLTMFQNDDIDLIAERTNPADANQVMIDGQWQALEKTEQQVAVKGAAPVTLSLRRSPHGPIVNDVLGATAGPTPIAMWWAFLETENPILDGFYQINRADTLSKMREAAAKVHAPGLNFVWANARGDIGWWAAAQLPIRPDGVDPAFILDGASAQANRLGFYPFSVNPQQENPARGYIVSANYQPPAAVPIPGYYNLPDRGRQLDNQLASPEVKWDTQNSQQLQLGTASDYGPRTLAPLLATLRTVAEGDEEKELVEQLAAWAGDYPLDSVSATLFNQFLYELAFAALHDELGDTWFPVLISTRAIDAALPRLAADADSPWWNSRGDNQRSDRTAIVRTAWQHSLKHLRDTLGNDPASWQWGKAHTLTHNHPLGVKKPLHLLFNVGPFAAPGTHEVPNNLSAKIGPAPWPVTYGPSTRRLIDFADAGQALTSNPVGQSGVPFDGHYADQAEGYVQGQYQRAQMGVIPAQSTLRLVPGP, from the coding sequence ATGAAGCGCAGCCTGACCCTGTTGGCCGTGGTAGTTACCGTGGCCGCTGCCGCTGGATACTGGTATGTGCAGGGCAAGCTGCCGCAGCGCGAGGGCGAGGTGGCAGTGGCCGGCCTGCAGGCCCCGGTCAGCGTGCGCTACGACGCCCGCGGCGTGCCGCACCTGCAGGCGCAGAGCGAGGCGGACCTGTACCGGGCACTGGGCTATGTGCATGCCCAGGACCGGCTGTTCCAGATGGAGATCCTGCGCCGCCTGGCCCGTGGCGAGCTGGCCGAGGTGCTGGGCGACAAGCTGCTACCCACCGACACCCTGTTCCGCAGCCTGCGCATTCGCGAACAGGCCGCCCTGATGGCCGCGCGTCAGGACCGCCAGGCCCCTGCCTGGCAGGCCCTGCAGGCCTATCTCGATGGTGTGAACCGCTGGCAGGCCAGTCACCCCAAGCCCGTCGAGTTCGACCTGCTCGGTTTAACCCCGCGCCCATTCACCGCCGAAGACACGCTGAGCATTGCCGGCTACATGGCCTACAGTTTCGCCGCTGCCTTTCGTACCGAGCCGGCACTGACTTATATCCGTGACCAGCTGGGCCCCGAGTACCTGGGCATCTTCGACCTCGCCTGGCAGCCGGAGGGCGCCCTGGGTACGCCGCTGGCCGCTGCCGACTGGCACAGCCTGGAGGCGCTCGCCCGCCTTAGCCATGAGGCGCTCGGCGCGGCCGGCATCCCGCAGTTCGAAGGCAGCAACGCCTGGGCCGTATCCGGCAGCCGTACCCGCAGCGGCAAGCCGTTGCTGGCCGGCGACCCGCATATCGGCTTCGCCGTGCCGGCGGTGTGGTACGAGGCCGAACTGTCGGCGCCCGGTTTCAACCTGTACGGCTACTTCCAGGCACTTAACCCATTCGCCCTGCTCGGCCACAACCGCGACTTCGGCTGGAGCCTGACCATGTTCCAGAACGATGACATCGACCTGATTGCCGAACGTACTAACCCGGCTGACGCCAACCAGGTCATGATCGATGGCCAATGGCAGGCGCTGGAGAAGACCGAGCAGCAGGTCGCCGTGAAAGGCGCAGCGCCGGTGACCCTCAGCCTGCGCCGATCGCCCCACGGCCCGATCGTCAACGACGTACTGGGCGCCACCGCCGGGCCCACGCCGATCGCCATGTGGTGGGCATTCCTGGAAACCGAAAACCCGATCCTCGATGGCTTCTACCAGATCAACCGTGCCGACACCCTGAGCAAAATGCGCGAAGCCGCCGCCAAGGTGCACGCGCCTGGGCTGAACTTCGTCTGGGCCAATGCCCGTGGCGACATTGGCTGGTGGGCGGCGGCGCAGCTGCCGATTCGCCCCGACGGGGTCGACCCGGCCTTCATTCTCGACGGCGCCAGCGCCCAGGCCAACAGGCTCGGCTTCTATCCCTTCAGCGTCAACCCGCAGCAGGAGAACCCAGCGCGCGGCTATATCGTGTCGGCCAATTACCAACCGCCGGCAGCGGTGCCGATACCGGGTTACTACAATCTGCCAGACCGAGGCCGTCAGCTCGACAACCAACTGGCCAGCCCCGAGGTGAAGTGGGACACCCAGAACAGCCAGCAGCTGCAGCTGGGCACCGCCAGCGATTATGGCCCGCGTACACTTGCCCCACTGCTGGCAACGCTGCGCACGGTGGCCGAGGGTGACGAAGAGAAGGAGCTGGTGGAGCAACTGGCCGCCTGGGCGGGTGACTATCCGCTGGATTCGGTCAGCGCCACGCTGTTCAACCAGTTCCTCTACGAACTGGCGTTCGCCGCACTGCATGACGAACTGGGCGATACCTGGTTCCCGGTGCTGATCAGCACCCGTGCCATCGACGCCGCCCTGCCGCGCCTGGCGGCGGATGCCGATTCGCCCTGGTGGAACAGCCGTGGTGACAACCAGCGCAGCGACCGCACCGCCATCGTGCGCACGGCCTGGCAACACAGCCTGAAGCACCTGCGTGACACCTTGGGCAACGACCCGGCCAGCTGGCAGTGGGGCAAGGCCCACACCCTGACCCACAACCACCCGCTTGGGGTGAAGAAGCCACTGCACCTGCTGTTCAACGTCGGCCCGTTCGCCGCGCCGGGTACCCATGAGGTACCGAACAACCTCTCGGCGAAGATCGGCCCGGCGCCTTGGCCGGTGACCTATGGGCCGTCTACGCGGCGGTTGATCGACTTTGCCGATGCTGGGCAGGCGTTGACCAGCAACCCGGTCGGGCAGAGTGGCGTGCCGTTCGACGGGCACTACGCGGACCAGGCCGAGGGTTATGTGCAGGGGCAGTACCAGCGGGCGCAGATGGGCGTGATTCCAGCGCAGAGCACCTTGCGATTGGTGCCAGGGCCGTGA
- a CDS encoding sigma 54-interacting transcriptional regulator yields MTFQNPFGQPLLTFPELDKSPLSIRAKALVFIDPRSQQLREQLERLAPQPLPVLIRGETGTGKELLARQIHRASDRGGLFVSVNCAAISTNYAEAELFGYSAGSHGGTASSRAGWFGSANGGTLYLDEIADLPLVIQGKLLAALENREVTRVGAQQPQPVDVRLVAATSIDLARVVRAGRFNERLYQYLREGALELPPLRERPGDILPLAEYFVGIYSVRLQRPVPLVSEAAQQVLEAHAWPGNTRELENVIHFALLVNEGEEIVPEDLDIPSPAR; encoded by the coding sequence ATGACTTTTCAAAACCCGTTTGGCCAGCCGCTGCTGACTTTCCCCGAACTGGACAAGAGCCCACTGAGCATTCGCGCCAAGGCGCTGGTGTTCATCGACCCGCGTTCCCAGCAGCTGCGCGAGCAACTCGAGCGCCTGGCGCCACAGCCCCTGCCAGTACTGATCCGTGGTGAAACCGGCACCGGCAAGGAGCTGCTGGCTCGGCAGATACACCGCGCCAGTGACCGCGGCGGGTTGTTCGTCTCGGTCAACTGTGCGGCCATCAGCACCAACTATGCCGAAGCCGAGCTGTTCGGCTACAGCGCCGGCAGCCATGGCGGCACGGCCAGCAGCCGCGCTGGCTGGTTCGGTTCAGCCAATGGCGGCACGCTGTACCTGGACGAAATCGCCGACTTGCCATTGGTCATTCAGGGCAAGCTGCTGGCCGCCCTGGAAAACCGCGAGGTTACCCGGGTCGGGGCGCAACAGCCGCAACCGGTGGATGTGCGCCTGGTGGCCGCCACCAGCATCGACCTGGCCCGGGTCGTGCGGGCGGGTCGCTTCAACGAGCGCTTGTACCAGTACTTGCGCGAAGGGGCGCTGGAACTGCCGCCGCTGCGTGAACGGCCAGGCGATATCCTGCCGCTGGCCGAATATTTCGTGGGTATCTACAGCGTGCGTCTGCAACGGCCAGTGCCGCTGGTGAGCGAGGCCGCGCAACAGGTGCTGGAGGCGCACGCCTGGCCGGGCAATACCCGCGAACTGGAAAATGTCATTCACTTCGCCTTGTTGGTGAACGAGGGCGAGGAAATCGTGCCCGAGGACCTCGATATACCCAGCCCCGCGCGCTAG
- a CDS encoding alpha/beta fold hydrolase, giving the protein MQRHFIEIDGARMSYVDQGQGFPVLLGHSYLWSADMWQPQIEALSAHFRVIVPELWGHGGSDAPPATTTDMSALARQHLALLDALDIGQCHLVGLSVGGMWGAQLALEHPQRVDRLVLMDTYLGAEPEATRLKYFGLLDAASGAGMFPEPLLDIVVPIFFHAGGQTVPQVRESFRAALKASSAEVIRQSLDPLGRVIFGRPDLLSRLGELASERTIVVCGDQDIPRPPAESIEMAQLIGCLAAQIPFAGHISSLENPRVVNEFLLNWLPRNP; this is encoded by the coding sequence ATGCAAAGACACTTCATCGAAATCGACGGCGCCCGGATGAGCTACGTCGACCAGGGCCAGGGCTTCCCGGTGCTGCTCGGCCACAGCTACCTGTGGTCAGCCGACATGTGGCAGCCACAGATCGAGGCCCTGTCGGCGCACTTTCGCGTCATCGTGCCCGAGCTGTGGGGCCACGGCGGCTCCGACGCCCCGCCCGCCACGACCACCGACATGAGCGCCCTGGCCCGCCAGCACCTGGCGCTGCTGGATGCCCTGGATATCGGCCAATGCCATCTGGTCGGTCTGTCGGTCGGTGGCATGTGGGGCGCGCAGCTGGCCCTGGAGCATCCCCAGCGGGTCGACCGCCTGGTATTGATGGATACCTACCTCGGCGCCGAACCGGAGGCGACCCGGCTCAAGTATTTCGGCCTGCTGGACGCGGCCAGTGGCGCAGGCATGTTCCCGGAGCCCTTGCTGGATATCGTCGTGCCGATCTTCTTCCACGCGGGCGGGCAGACGGTGCCGCAGGTGCGGGAAAGCTTCCGGGCAGCACTGAAGGCGAGCAGTGCCGAAGTTATTCGGCAAAGCCTCGATCCCCTGGGGCGAGTGATTTTTGGCCGACCGGACCTGCTGTCACGGCTGGGTGAGTTGGCCAGCGAGCGGACCATCGTGGTCTGTGGCGACCAGGACATTCCACGGCCACCAGCAGAGTCCATCGAAATGGCGCAGCTCATTGGTTGCCTGGCGGCGCAGATCCCCTTCGCCGGGCATATCTCCAGCCTGGAGAACCCACGGGTGGTCAATGAATTCCTGCTGAACTGGCTGCCGCGCAACCCGTGA
- a CDS encoding alpha/beta hydrolase has product MRNESIRYLIVPGWQGSPDNHWQSHWQRTLPNSARVEQHDWLTPQRQDWVQALEQAIAAEHSPVILIAHSLGCITVAHWAVQASPTLLRRVRGALLVAPADVERPSCAPALRNFAPIPTEALPFPSQVVSSDNDPAVSVSRALYLAQAWGAEAGLLTNAGHINVKSGHERWEQGFAYLYRLQNRVEQRALRRA; this is encoded by the coding sequence ATGCGCAACGAGTCGATCCGTTACCTGATTGTGCCGGGCTGGCAAGGATCGCCAGACAACCATTGGCAAAGTCACTGGCAGCGCACCCTGCCCAACAGCGCACGGGTCGAGCAGCATGACTGGTTGACCCCGCAGCGCCAGGACTGGGTACAGGCGCTGGAGCAGGCGATTGCCGCAGAGCACTCGCCGGTGATTCTGATTGCCCACAGCCTGGGCTGCATCACCGTCGCTCATTGGGCCGTGCAGGCCAGCCCGACCTTGCTGCGGCGGGTGCGTGGTGCCTTGCTGGTGGCGCCGGCGGATGTCGAGCGGCCCAGTTGCGCACCCGCCTTGCGCAACTTCGCGCCGATCCCGACCGAGGCCCTGCCGTTCCCCAGCCAGGTAGTCAGTTCGGACAACGACCCGGCCGTGAGCGTGTCACGGGCGCTGTACCTGGCCCAGGCCTGGGGCGCCGAAGCGGGGCTGCTGACCAACGCCGGGCACATCAACGTCAAGTCCGGCCATGAGCGCTGGGAACAAGGTTTCGCTTACCTGTATCGCTTGCAGAACCGGGTCGAGCAGCGCGCTCTGCGCCGCGCCTGA